GCCGCCGCAGGCGATGCTGCCGAGGATGTCGTCAGGACGATCAAGGCGCTCGCCGACGCCGAGGAAGCGCCCGAAGCCGAACGCGACCCCGCGCGCGTCGAGATACTTCGGGCCAATCTGGCCGTAGCCCTCGGCGGTGCCGCCGGCGAGGTGGCCAAGGTGCTCAGTGAGGCCAAAACCTATCGCGTCCGCGTTCGCGAGGACGCCATGGCGATGGCCGCGACGTTCGACGCGCTCAACCGCAAGTACCGGGAGAATCCCGAGATTTTCGTCCGCCAGATCTACCAGGACTCGATCCAGGACGTGCTCGGCAAGGCCGGCTACGCGTTCGTGGTGCGTCTGGGCAAGGAAGTGCGCATCATGATTGAGCCACCGCGCAAGAAGACCAAGCCTGCCGAGGAAGAGGCCGGAGTGATTCGAACGCCCGAAGAACGCGCACGGACCCGCGGGACCGGACCCTGAGGACAGAACCATTATGCAGTATGCAGGACGAATAAGCGATCGCCTCGAGGAGCACCACCATGGTCACGGGCATGGCCATGACCACGGGCACAGCTCGCTCGAGATCGAGCAGACCCGCACGATGACGGGTCTGGTGGCCGTGCTCGCCGGCGCGGCGCTGGTGCTCAACGGGATTATTATCGACTGGTTCATTGATAAGGACCTGGGCGTCGGCTCGCTCAGCGCGCTCGTGGGCGCCGTGCTGCTCGCTGCGCCGATCTTCCGCAACGCGGTGCGCGACCTTATCCGGGGCCACGTGCACATGTCGGAGCTTGCGGCAGCCGCCGTCGGGGCGTGCTTCGCCATCGGCGACTACAAGACGGCGGGTGTCGTGGCGTTCCTCATGCTGGCAAGCGAGCTCGTCGAGCACCGCACGGCCCTCGGCGCGCTGCGGGCCATCGAGTCGCTCGTACGGCTCACGCCGACGCTGGCGCACGTGATCGGCGCCAATGGCCGCGAGGAGGAACGCGAGGCGCACAAGCTCACGCCGGGCGAGCGATTCCGCGTCCGGCCCGGCGACAGCATCCCGGCCGACGGCGTCGTGCGCGGTGGCGAGGCGACCGTGAACCAGGCGACGATCACGGGCGAATCGCTGCCCGTCGAGAAACAGACGGGCGACCAGGTCTTCGCCGGCACGATCAACGAATCGGGCACGCTTGAGGTCGAGGTCACGCGAGCCGGACGCGACACGACGCTGGGCCGCGTGCGCCATATGATCCTGCAGGCCGAGGTGTCCAAGCTGCCCATCATGCGGCTCATTGACCGCTACGCGTCGTATTACACGCCGTTCATGCTCATGCTCGCCGTGATCGTCTACTTCTTCACGCGCGAGCCCCGGCTCTCGATCGGGCTGCTCGTGCTCGCGTGCCCGTGCGCGCTCGTGCTGGCGAACCCGACGGCGATGGTCGCGGCGCTCTCGTCGGCGGCCCGGCTCGGCATCCTGGTCAAGAACGTCAGCACGTTCGAGACCGCCGCGGACCTCAACGCGTTCGTCTTCGACAAGACGGGCACGCTCACGACGGGCAGCCTCTCGGTCGTGCGGCTTACCCCGGCGCCCGGCGTTGACGTCGAGACGATGCTGACGGCGGCGGCCGGCGTCGAGCAATACAGCAAGCACCCGGCAGCGCGCGCGGTGATCGCCGTGGCGCGCGAGGCCGAGCTGCCGCTCGAGGCGGCGAGCGAGTTCCGCGAGGTGGCCGGCAAGGGGGTGAGCGGCAAGCTCAACGGCACGACCGTGCTTGTCGGGCGCGAGTCGTTCATGCGCGAGTCGAAGATCGATATGACCACGCTCGAGGCCCCCGCGCTCAAGGAGGCCGAGGGCTTCAGCACGCTCTACGTGGCGCGCGGCGGGAAGCTCATGGGCTGGATCGGCCTTGAGGACCGTACCCGGCCCGAAGCGAAACAGGCGGCTCGCGAGCTCGGCGAGCTGGGCATCAAGCGGCTCGTCATGGTCACCGGCGACCGCCCGGCCATCGCCGAGAAAGTCGCCGGCCAGATGGGCTGCAGCGAGTACGAGGCCGAATGCCTGCCCGAGCGGAAGCTCAACCTTGTCGAGGAAATGAAAGCGGCGGGCTACAAGGTGGCCGTCGTCGGTGATGGTGTCAACGACGCGCCGGCGCTCGCCGCGGGCGACATCGGCATCGCCATGGGC
This portion of the Verrucomicrobiota bacterium genome encodes:
- a CDS encoding cation-translocating P-type ATPase, whose amino-acid sequence is MQYAGRISDRLEEHHHGHGHGHDHGHSSLEIEQTRTMTGLVAVLAGAALVLNGIIIDWFIDKDLGVGSLSALVGAVLLAAPIFRNAVRDLIRGHVHMSELAAAAVGACFAIGDYKTAGVVAFLMLASELVEHRTALGALRAIESLVRLTPTLAHVIGANGREEEREAHKLTPGERFRVRPGDSIPADGVVRGGEATVNQATITGESLPVEKQTGDQVFAGTINESGTLEVEVTRAGRDTTLGRVRHMILQAEVSKLPIMRLIDRYASYYTPFMLMLAVIVYFFTREPRLSIGLLVLACPCALVLANPTAMVAALSSAARLGILVKNVSTFETAADLNAFVFDKTGTLTTGSLSVVRLTPAPGVDVETMLTAAAGVEQYSKHPAARAVIAVAREAELPLEAASEFREVAGKGVSGKLNGTTVLVGRESFMRESKIDMTTLEAPALKEAEGFSTLYVARGGKLMGWIGLEDRTRPEAKQAARELGELGIKRLVMVTGDRPAIAEKVAGQMGCSEYEAECLPERKLNLVEEMKAAGYKVAVVGDGVNDAPALAAGDIGIAMGAAGSDVALESAPVVLMNNDLARLPFFLRLARRVRRIIYQNLGLSLLFVIGGMILVVSLRLVPVEAIPIIAALVHVTSPFAVIFNSARLVRFGEEMTPHTELVAARRVAATSAPGSTAA